CAGGCACAGATGAAGAAGCTGTATGGCGAGGCCCTGACCCTGCGGGCACAGTTTTATTTTGAGGCCCTGCGTAACTGGGGCGATCTGCCTGCACAGCTGGTACCGGCGGCAGACCTGAAGGATATGTACCTGGCGAGGACGGATAAGGATTCAATCTACCGGCAATTGCTGGATGACCTGGCGCTGGCAGAGGACTTAGTGCCCTGGAGAACCGAATCACCGGATCAGAATTTACGCCTGACCAAGGGAGCTGTAAAAGGTATCCGGGCCAGGATTGCGCTGGCTGTGGGCGGGTACTCATTGCGTACTAACCCGCATGTGATGGCGAGAAGAGAGGACTATAAAAAGTTTTACCAGATTGCTTATGATGAATGTGCGGATATCATGGCACATCCGGAACAGCATTCACTGAACCCGGTGTATGAGCAACTTTTTAAGACACTGCATGCGGCAACGCGTACGGATAATGCGCATGAACTGATGTTTGAAATAGGTGCATATGGCGGGAATGCAAGTACGGATAGTAAGCTGGGGTATTACAATGGTTTGAAACATAATACCTCTTCCCGCTTTGGTGGCGGTGGTGGAGGGATCAATGCATTGCCGGTTTACTTCTACGAATTTGATTCAACTGGTGATTGTCGGAGGGATGTAACGATCAACATTTTTGAAATAGATGCGAGTAGTCAGAAGATAGCGATAATGGCGGGTGCCCTGACAGATGGGAAGTATCGCCGTTCCTGGACGGGCATCACCGGTACTTCGCAGAACCTGGCAATCAACTGGCCAATTTTACGATTTGCGGATGTGTTGCTGATGTATGCAGAGGCGGATAACGAGATCAATGAAGGACCTTCTGCAAAGGCACAGGATGCTTTATTGCAGGTGCAGAAAAGGGCTTTTGCGGGGCACCTGGACCGCCTGCCTGTGATGCCGGCAGATAAGCAGGGGTTCTTTGATGCGATAGTGCATGAACGCCTGCTGGAGTTTGGGGGAGAGGGTATCAGGAAGTATGACCTGATCCGCTGGAACCTGCTGGCAACGAAGATTGCGGAGACAAGGGATAAGTTGCGGCAGTTTATGAATGGGGAGGGCAGGTATGCCAATGTGCCGCTGTACCTGTATGCAAAGGCGGCGCCATATAGCCTCACGAATTCAGTGGATGAGACACAGACGCTGGATTTGTATGGAGGGCCGGCGGCCCAGGTATTGTTTCAGCCTGGATTGGGCGTTGCAACGGCGCCTGCGGGGTATAGTGTGAAGAACTGGCGGATGGCAGTGAATGAGGATTACCTGACGGGGGCAAGAAAGGGCTATGCGATTTACTTTGAGGCGAATAAGAAGGAATTGTTGCCTATACCTATGGATGCCCTGAATGCGAATTATAAGCTGGTACAGAACCAGGGATATAATTAAAAACCCTGATCATCCATATCAGATTTACTTTCCAAAATGATTCATATGCGTTATGTAATATTTTTTCTGTTCATCAGCCTGTTGGCCTGTAAGAAGAAAGAAGATGAACTGAATTTGTCCAGGCAATTCATGCCATCGGGCGATATCGCTGTCAGTACAGCCGATACCCTGGCTACATTGAGCTGGAAGGCCGCATTGTTTACAACCGGAACAGCGGTGACCTATACTGTAGCCATTTCCAACGATTCTACCTTTGCTACCACTGCACATACATTTACAACAGATACGACCGGCATCAGGATCTCAGACCATTACCTGGTAGCCAGGAAGAAGTATTATGCCCGGGTAAGGACGGATGGGAAGGATACGGCCAGCTCTTCGAAATGGGTATATAGCAAGAGTTTTACAATAACAGGAGAGCAATTGTTATTGCCGGTAGCGGATAGTAACCTTATTGATAAATCAGTGATCCTGTTATGGAAATCTACCGCCGGATTAACGAAGCTGGTATTTACCACAGGCGGGGTAGTGCGCACGGTGGGCTTAAGCGCAGGGCAGAGCATTGCCGGCCGCCTGCAGGTAGATTCATTACAGCCACTGACAACGTATACAGTAGAGATCTTTAAGGAAGACGTAAGCAAGGGCATCCTGACCTTTACCACCAAAGCTGGGGTGGCCAGCGGGCCGAATGTGATAGACCTGACAGGCATTGCAGGCGTACCATCTGTATTGCAGGATACACTGCCGAAAGTAGGAGCGGGCAGTATCATCATATTAAAAAGAGGGGAGACCTACAATATTGATATAGCTACGGAGATAGGTAAGACGGTGTCATTTGTAAGTGAGAACAGTTTCAATACGCAGCTGCCATTGATCTACTTCACGAATAATTTCAATGTGACGGCGGGCAGCGTGATTGATTCAGTTGTATTCCGGGGATTGACCTTGAGAAGTAATGATTATGCTGCCAGGTATGTGATCAATGCAAGCAATGTGGCGACCATTGGGAAGATCCTGTTTGAGAACTGTCATGTAGAGATCTTCAGGGGCGTGGTGCGCCTGCAGACCTCAGCCAGTGGTGGTACACAGGTGAGTGACTTCGTGGTAAATAATTTTGTGGTAGACAGTATTTCTAATTATGGGGTGGTGAATGTAGATAATGTGGCATGTGCCGTACAGCATATAACGATTCAGAATAGTACATTATATAAGCTGGAGAAGGTGGTGACGAGCAAGCAGAATTCAAATTCAATAGTATTGAGTAATTGCACCTTTAATGAGGCACCGCAGGGTGGCGGATCAGCTTACCTCGTTGATTTTAGTCAGTCTGCAACGAACAATGTAACGACGGGGATCAGTGTAAAGAGCTGTATTATTGGTGCCGGGAGGAGTAATAATGGGAATACGACGGTGAGGGGAATCAGGGTGAATGCGGCAACGCTGATCAATGTCAGCAGTAGTTATAATACTTCGGACTATGTGGTGGCGGGAAATGCGATTGTGGGATTGACAGTGTATGGGGGTATGGCGACGGATTTGTGGAAGGAGCCGGGGAATGGGAATTTTAAAATAAAGGATAGTGGCTTTGCTGGGAAGGGTTCAGCGGGGGATCCGCGTTGGTGGTAATGGCCGCTGTTTTTATTTTTCTACCTTTGTGGCAAAGAACGATTATGAAACGGGCATTTATCTTCGACATGAATGGCACAATGATAGATGATATGGAATATCATGTACATGGCTGGTTTAACATCCTCAACGATGACCTGGGCGCGGGTCTTTCGCGCGAGGCAGTAAAAAAAGAAATGTACGGCAAGAACCAGGAAGTACTGATCCGGATCTTTGGCCGGGATAAGTTTACAGCAGCGCAGATGGACGAACTGGCACTTGAAAAAGAACGCCGTTACCAGGCGGCCTACCGCCCTCACCTGAGCCTGATTCCGGGATTACAGCAATTTCTGGATCAGTCACGCGAACTGGGCATCCCAATGGGGATTGGTACCGCCGCCATCCCGTTCAACGTGGATTTCACCCTTGATAACCTGCATATAAGGGCGTATTTCAAAGCTATAATCACTGCAAATGATGTGGTGGAAAGCAAACCGCATCCCGAAACTTTTCTGAAAGCAGCTGCGCAAATGGGCGTAGCACCGGGGGATTGTATCGTATTTGAAGATGCACCGAAAGGGGTGGAAGCGGCGCAGAATGCGGGTATGAAGGCTGTTGTGATCACAACTATGCATACGAAAGAGGAGTTTGCGGCTTATGATAATATCATCCGGTTTGTAAGCGACTATACGGAATTAGATCCCGCCGGACTATAAAAAATACGCTAAAAAATACCCAAACCATAGTTAAAACGCTTTTGCTGACCGGCAAAAGCGTTTTGCTTTTAAGTCAAAAGCCCTTCGTTTCCTTCCCAAATCCTTTACAGTAGCCAGTATGTGGCGCCTAAAAAAACTTGCTACAAATAATTGTAAAATTGACATTTAATTTTCTATATTGCATTCATATTACGACTATCAATATCACTAAATGCTGGGAATATCGACGGGGAGTTTTATATTAGCAGAATTAAACACCAGGAAAATATGACACGTTATTCCCGGCAAACCCGGATGCTGATAGCTGTAGACTGTATAATTTTCGGTTTTGACGGACAGGATCTTAAGCTCTTGCTTATCAAGCGTGGATTTGAACCGGAAAAAGGAAAGTGGAGCCTGATGGGCGGCTTTGTACAGCAGGATGAAGGCCTCGAAGAGGCGGCGACCCGTACACTGACGAAACTAACAGGACTGAATGGCGTCTTCATGGAGCAGTTAAATGCTTATGGCGGCCCTAACCGCGATCCGGCGGAGCGAACCTTGTCTGTAGCTTATTATGCTTTGATTGACATCAATCAGTACAAACAACAACTGAGCGAGGAATACAAGGCAGAATGGTTCCCTCTGAGAGAGGCACCGAAATTGATTTTTGACCATGCACAAATGGTAGCCGAAGCATTGGCACGCTTACGTTACAAAGCAGCGATCCATCCGCTCTTGTTCGAACTGCTGCCGGCCAAGTTTACCATTCCTCAGCTGCAGATTCTTTTTGAAGCGGTATATGATGCCGGTTTTGATAAGAGGAATTTCAGCCGAAAAGTATTGTCCACAGGGTTGCTGATCAAACAAAAAGAGAAAGAGAGGGCTACTTCCAAAAGGGGAGCATTCTATTACAAGCTGGATAAGAGAAAGTACAGCGCCAAATTCCACGCCTTCCTCAACTTCGTTTCCGATCCGGGTAATCTGAAATAAGAGACTATTCCACCGGTCACTCAGGACAAAAATTTATTAAGTAACAAAAAATGACGGTTATGAGCCTCCCTCATATCGTCTTTTTTTGCCACGTTTTATAAATGTCAAACTGACAATAAAGTAATTAATTATTTTTCAATTTAAAACAACTTTCCGCTGCCACCAGCTGTTGGAAAGGGCCGATCGTTATGGAACATTCATATGTTATAGGTGTCGACTTCGGCACCGACTCAGTCCGCTCCCTTGTTGTAGATACGCAGACCGGTCAGGAAGCCGGCAGTGCCGTGTATTTTTACCCCCGCTGGAAAAAAGGGCTTTATTGTGACCCCAGCATCCAGCAATACCGCCAGCACCCGAAAGACTACCTGGAAGGGCTGGAAAACAGTATCAAAGATGCCCTGAAACAATGTCCTGCCGGTACCGCCGCCAGGGTGAAAGGCATCGCCGTAGATACTACCGGTAGCACCCCAGGCCCTGTTGATGAACATGGTACTCCGCTGGCATTGTTGCCGGGTTTTGACGAAAATCCCAATGCCATGTTCGTGCTTTGGAAAGACCATACTGCCAATGCGGAAGCGGCCCTGATCAATGACATCGCCCATAGCAACGGCAAGGATTACACCGCTTACAGTGGTGGCATCTATAGCAGTGAATGGTTCTGGGCCAAGATCCTGCACGTGGTACAGGAAGATGCTGCCATCAAAGCTGCAGCTGCTGCCTGGGTAGAGCATTGCGACTGGATCCCGGCCCTGCTTACCGGCAATGACAGCATCCATACCTTGCTGCGCAGCCGTTGTGCAGCAGGACATAAAGCCATGTGGAATGCCAGCTGGAATGGTTTGCCGCCGAAGGACTTCCTGCATAAACTGAACCCAGTTCTTGATAAATACGACCAGATGTATACTGACACAGTGGATGCAACTGTGCCTGCAGGTACGATCAGTGAAGAATGGGCTGCCAAACTGGGCCTGCCTGCTGATGTAGTGATCGGTACCGGTGCCTTCGATGCTCATATGGGCGCGGTAGGTGGGGGTATTCGTCCTTACTCCCTCTGTAAGGTGATCGGTACCAGCACCTGCGATATCCTGATTGCGCCGCTGGAAGAAACCAGTGACAAACTGGTAAAAGGGATCTGCGGCCAGGTAGATGGATCTGTGGTGCCTGACATGCTTGGTTTGGAAGCAGGGCAATCTGCTTATGGCGACATCTTTGCATGGTTGCGTAAACTGGTGATGGGGCCTCTGTATGACCTGATGCCGGATGAGAAGGAAAAACTGGCTGAGGTGGAAGGAAAGCTGCTGGCATACCTGTCAAAACAGGCAGAACAATTACCCCTGCGGGATAATGATCCGATTGCGATGGACTGGTTCAATGGCCGTCGTACCCCGGATGCGAATCATACAGTGAAGAGTACCATTACAGGGTTACACCTGGGTACAGATGCGGTGCAGCTCTTTAAAACTTTGGTAGAGGCGGCTGCCTTTGGTGCCAAGGCAATTGCGGAACGCTTTGTAAATGAAGGTATTCCTATCCAGGAAGTGATTGCGCTGGGTGGCGTAGCCAAGAAATCCGGCTATGCGATGCAGGTACTGGCAGATGTGATGAACAGGCCTATCCGGATTGTAAACAGTGAGAATGCCTGTGCACTGGGTGCGGCCATGTTTGCTGCAGTGGTAGCAGGGGTGCATCCGGATATTGATGCGGCGCAGGCGGCCATGACCTCTGGTTTTGAAACAACCTGGTTCCCCAGGGAGCAGCATGTGCCTTACTATGCGAATCGTTATGAGAAATTTAAGGAGATAGGTGCGTTTACAGAGAAACTTTATAAGTAGCGGGTTTGTTCCTTTGGGTAGTTATATCCAAAGGGAAACAACAATGCCTGTTATTTATGAGGAGCGTCTTCCAGCGATCATTAGAAAGCGGTTCTCAAATTACGGGCAGCAACTTACGCACCATCCAACGGAAATAGAAGCGTTCACTGAAAAATTATACAAATGAGCCATCCATACAAGGAACTCCAGGAGCAGGCTTACCTCGCAAACATGCAGCTCCCTGCTTTAGGGCTGGTGCTCTTCACCTTTGGCAACGTTAGCGTAGCTGACCACAAAGCCGGGGTATTTGCCATCAAACCAAGCGGCGTGCCTTACGACCTGCTTTCGCCGGAGAAAATGGTGATTGTCGATTTCGATGCAAACAATGTCACGAACAACGGAAGACCATCGTCGGACACAAAAACCCATGCGGTCCTTTACAAGCACTGGGCACAGGTAGGCGGTATTGTACACACGCACTCCACCTATGCTACAGCCTGGGCACAGGCACAGCGGGATATTCCAATTTATGGCACCACCCATGCAGATCATCTGACCAGCGATGTGCCCTGCGCACCGCCTATGCATGATGATATGATCAAAGGGAATTATGAGCATGAAACAGGTTTCCAGATCATGAATTGTCTGAACGACAGGAAGCTGTCTTACGAAGAGATTGAAATGATCCTGGTAGGGAATCATGCGCCTTTCACCTGGGGGAAGACTGCTGATAAGGCGGTGTATAATGCAGCTGTGCTGGAAGAGGTGGCGAGAATGGCTTACCTCACGGAAACGATCCGCCCATCCTGCCCACGCCTGAAGGATTCGCTGATTAAAAAGCATTTTGAACGCAAACATGGTCCGGATTCTTATTACGGACAGCAATAGCAGGAGGTATTTTCTATCCTCCACCACAATAACACTTTATCACAAAAAAATTCAATAGCATATGATACAGTTGAAGCAACTTGAAGCCTGGTTCGTGACCGGTAGCCAGCACCTTTATGGAGAAGAAACCCTGCAGCAGGTAGCAGCCCATTCCCAGGCCATCGCTGCGGCGCTGGACGCTGATCCGAACATTCCCGTGAAGATCGTATTCAAGCCTACTGTAAAAACCCCCGAAGAAATTTATGCCATCTGCCAGGAAGCGAATGCGGCCAAAAACTGTATTGGTATCATCGCCTGGATGCATACATTCTCTCCTGCCAAAATGTGGATCAGGGGTCTGAAAACATTACAACGTCCTTTATTGCACCTCCATACCCAGTTCAACCGGGACATCCCATGGGGTGAAATCGATATGGACTTCATGAACCTGAACCAGTCCGCTCATGGTGACAGGGAGTTCGGTTTTATGATGTCACGCATGCGCATCGAGCGCAAAGTAGTATGTGGTCACTGGCAGGATCCTGAAGTGATTGGAGAACTGAATACCTGGCTCCGGGCTGCTGCGGGCTGGTTCGACTGGCAGGGTGCTAAATTTGCCCGTATTGGCGACAATATGCGCGAGGTAGCGGTAACTGAAGGCGACAAGGTAGAAGCGGAATTACAGTTCGGTTATTCAGTAAATGGTTACGGTATCGGGGATGTGGTGGCGTATGTGAACCAGGTTGCTGATGCGGCTGTTGACAAACTGGTAGCTGAATATGCGGAAGTATATAAACTGGGAGCCACCCTGGTGAAAGGTGCTGTGCAACATGCTTCCCTGCGTGATGCGGCCAGGATCGAACTGGGGCTGCGTGCATTCCTGGAAGAGGGTAATTTCAAAGGCTTCACCGATACGTTCCAGGATCTGCATGGCATGGTACAATTGCCAGGTATCGCAGTACAACGTTTGATGGCGGATGGTTATGGCTTTGGCGGTGAAGGTGACTGGAAGACTTCTGCACTGGTAAGAGCGGCAAAAGTAATGGGTGCTGGTCTGCCGGGTGGTAACTCCTTCATGGAAGATTATACTTATCATTTTGATCCATCTAACAGGCTGGTACTGGGTGCGCATATGCTGGAGATCTGTTCTTCTATTGCCGATGCGAAACCAAGTTGCGAGATCCATCCATTGGGTATTGGCGGCAAGGCAGATCCTGTAAGGCTGGTATTTAATGTAGATGCGGGGCCTGCAATCAATGCGTCATTGATTGACCTGGGTAACCGTTTCCGTTTGCTGGTGAATGAAGTGGAAGCAGTGAAGCCGGTGGCTGAGTTGCCTAAACTGCCGGTAGCAAGGGTGCTGTGGAAACCATTGCCGGATATGCGTACGGGTTGTGCGGCATGGATCCAGGCAGGCGGTGCACACCATACGGTGTATAGCCAGAACCTGGGTAGTGCGCATATGCAGGATTTTGCTGACATGGCGGGTATTGAGTATGTGAAGATTGGTAAGAATACGGATTTGTACCAGTTCAGGAATGAGCTGAGATGGAATGATGCGATCTACCTGTTGAAAGGGCAGAAATAATATTCATAAAGAAATTGGCATAACGCCATAGATGACGTGGAATAACAAAGGCTGGAATCTTCCAGCCTTTCATTCTTTTCAGGAGTATTTAACCGGTTAAGATTGCGTCTTCTTTTAAAGGGAAATATTAAAGTGTTTCCCAGTTCCTCACTAACTCTTCCACCAGGGTTTGTCCATTCTC
This window of the Chitinophaga sancti genome carries:
- a CDS encoding RagB/SusD family nutrient uptake outer membrane protein, whose amino-acid sequence is MRSFIILFLFAIAFSACKKFLTIENPSTISQDAVFTSVSNTNSAVIGVYAMLIGDNGYGNRISCLFPQSADDFKTSGDYSPDDRRGISTYGASAGNSDLPNPFNQLFKGIERANVCIKYIPRSPLYTGGSATEQAQMKKLYGEALTLRAQFYFEALRNWGDLPAQLVPAADLKDMYLARTDKDSIYRQLLDDLALAEDLVPWRTESPDQNLRLTKGAVKGIRARIALAVGGYSLRTNPHVMARREDYKKFYQIAYDECADIMAHPEQHSLNPVYEQLFKTLHAATRTDNAHELMFEIGAYGGNASTDSKLGYYNGLKHNTSSRFGGGGGGINALPVYFYEFDSTGDCRRDVTINIFEIDASSQKIAIMAGALTDGKYRRSWTGITGTSQNLAINWPILRFADVLLMYAEADNEINEGPSAKAQDALLQVQKRAFAGHLDRLPVMPADKQGFFDAIVHERLLEFGGEGIRKYDLIRWNLLATKIAETRDKLRQFMNGEGRYANVPLYLYAKAAPYSLTNSVDETQTLDLYGGPAAQVLFQPGLGVATAPAGYSVKNWRMAVNEDYLTGARKGYAIYFEANKKELLPIPMDALNANYKLVQNQGYN
- a CDS encoding DUF5123 domain-containing protein, translating into MRYVIFFLFISLLACKKKEDELNLSRQFMPSGDIAVSTADTLATLSWKAALFTTGTAVTYTVAISNDSTFATTAHTFTTDTTGIRISDHYLVARKKYYARVRTDGKDTASSSKWVYSKSFTITGEQLLLPVADSNLIDKSVILLWKSTAGLTKLVFTTGGVVRTVGLSAGQSIAGRLQVDSLQPLTTYTVEIFKEDVSKGILTFTTKAGVASGPNVIDLTGIAGVPSVLQDTLPKVGAGSIIILKRGETYNIDIATEIGKTVSFVSENSFNTQLPLIYFTNNFNVTAGSVIDSVVFRGLTLRSNDYAARYVINASNVATIGKILFENCHVEIFRGVVRLQTSASGGTQVSDFVVNNFVVDSISNYGVVNVDNVACAVQHITIQNSTLYKLEKVVTSKQNSNSIVLSNCTFNEAPQGGGSAYLVDFSQSATNNVTTGISVKSCIIGAGRSNNGNTTVRGIRVNAATLINVSSSYNTSDYVVAGNAIVGLTVYGGMATDLWKEPGNGNFKIKDSGFAGKGSAGDPRWW
- a CDS encoding HAD family hydrolase, which codes for MKRAFIFDMNGTMIDDMEYHVHGWFNILNDDLGAGLSREAVKKEMYGKNQEVLIRIFGRDKFTAAQMDELALEKERRYQAAYRPHLSLIPGLQQFLDQSRELGIPMGIGTAAIPFNVDFTLDNLHIRAYFKAIITANDVVESKPHPETFLKAAAQMGVAPGDCIVFEDAPKGVEAAQNAGMKAVVITTMHTKEEFAAYDNIIRFVSDYTELDPAGL
- a CDS encoding NUDIX hydrolase, producing MTRYSRQTRMLIAVDCIIFGFDGQDLKLLLIKRGFEPEKGKWSLMGGFVQQDEGLEEAATRTLTKLTGLNGVFMEQLNAYGGPNRDPAERTLSVAYYALIDINQYKQQLSEEYKAEWFPLREAPKLIFDHAQMVAEALARLRYKAAIHPLLFELLPAKFTIPQLQILFEAVYDAGFDKRNFSRKVLSTGLLIKQKEKERATSKRGAFYYKLDKRKYSAKFHAFLNFVSDPGNLK
- a CDS encoding ribulokinase — encoded protein: MEHSYVIGVDFGTDSVRSLVVDTQTGQEAGSAVYFYPRWKKGLYCDPSIQQYRQHPKDYLEGLENSIKDALKQCPAGTAARVKGIAVDTTGSTPGPVDEHGTPLALLPGFDENPNAMFVLWKDHTANAEAALINDIAHSNGKDYTAYSGGIYSSEWFWAKILHVVQEDAAIKAAAAAWVEHCDWIPALLTGNDSIHTLLRSRCAAGHKAMWNASWNGLPPKDFLHKLNPVLDKYDQMYTDTVDATVPAGTISEEWAAKLGLPADVVIGTGAFDAHMGAVGGGIRPYSLCKVIGTSTCDILIAPLEETSDKLVKGICGQVDGSVVPDMLGLEAGQSAYGDIFAWLRKLVMGPLYDLMPDEKEKLAEVEGKLLAYLSKQAEQLPLRDNDPIAMDWFNGRRTPDANHTVKSTITGLHLGTDAVQLFKTLVEAAAFGAKAIAERFVNEGIPIQEVIALGGVAKKSGYAMQVLADVMNRPIRIVNSENACALGAAMFAAVVAGVHPDIDAAQAAMTSGFETTWFPREQHVPYYANRYEKFKEIGAFTEKLYK
- the araD gene encoding L-ribulose-5-phosphate 4-epimerase AraD produces the protein MSHPYKELQEQAYLANMQLPALGLVLFTFGNVSVADHKAGVFAIKPSGVPYDLLSPEKMVIVDFDANNVTNNGRPSSDTKTHAVLYKHWAQVGGIVHTHSTYATAWAQAQRDIPIYGTTHADHLTSDVPCAPPMHDDMIKGNYEHETGFQIMNCLNDRKLSYEEIEMILVGNHAPFTWGKTADKAVYNAAVLEEVARMAYLTETIRPSCPRLKDSLIKKHFERKHGPDSYYGQQ
- the araA gene encoding L-arabinose isomerase — translated: MIQLKQLEAWFVTGSQHLYGEETLQQVAAHSQAIAAALDADPNIPVKIVFKPTVKTPEEIYAICQEANAAKNCIGIIAWMHTFSPAKMWIRGLKTLQRPLLHLHTQFNRDIPWGEIDMDFMNLNQSAHGDREFGFMMSRMRIERKVVCGHWQDPEVIGELNTWLRAAAGWFDWQGAKFARIGDNMREVAVTEGDKVEAELQFGYSVNGYGIGDVVAYVNQVADAAVDKLVAEYAEVYKLGATLVKGAVQHASLRDAARIELGLRAFLEEGNFKGFTDTFQDLHGMVQLPGIAVQRLMADGYGFGGEGDWKTSALVRAAKVMGAGLPGGNSFMEDYTYHFDPSNRLVLGAHMLEICSSIADAKPSCEIHPLGIGGKADPVRLVFNVDAGPAINASLIDLGNRFRLLVNEVEAVKPVAELPKLPVARVLWKPLPDMRTGCAAWIQAGGAHHTVYSQNLGSAHMQDFADMAGIEYVKIGKNTDLYQFRNELRWNDAIYLLKGQK